TGAGAGTCGCAAACGTTCAGTCTACCGAAGGTGATTCCCCCGGTCAACTAGCGCTTGACGTATCGTGTGCGTCGTGGCCGGCGGCGCTTGAGCGCCGCCGGCCACGAACCTGTCACGGGGCCGTATAGCTCCCCGCTTTGGCTCAGAGCTACTTGACCTCGACGGTGGCGCCGGCTTCCTCGAGCTTGGCCTTGGCCTCGTCGGCCTTCTCCTTGTTCACGCCCGTGAGGACCGCCTTCGGGGCTGAGTCCACGAGGTCCTTGGCCTCCTTGAGACCGAGGCTCGAGTCGAGCTCACGCACGACCTTGATGACCTGGATCTTCGTGCCTCCAGCCGAGGCGATGACCACGTCGAAGCTGTCCTTCTCCTCCACGGCGGCGACTTCGCCGGCGGCAGGAGCGGCGGCGGCCACAGGCGCGGCAGCCGAGACACCGAAGACCTCTTCCATCTCCTTGACGAGCTCGGCGAGCTCGAGGGCCGGAGCGGCCTTGACCCACTCGAGGATGTCTTCACGCTTGAGATCAGCCATTGCTTGATACTCCTTCTGTGTTCCGGGACCTGACGACGGCGCCGCAGGTCCGTATACGTCGATACTCTTTGCCTATGCGGCAGCCTTCTGATCCGCCACGGCCTGGACGGCGCGAGCGAATGCGCCCGCGGGGGCGTTCGCCATGGCCATGAAGTTCCGAAGCGGGTTGAGCATGGTACCCATGAGCTTCGCGATGAGTTCCTCGCGGGACGGCAGCGATGCGATCGCCTTGACGGCTTCCGCATCGACCAACTGCCCGTCGATGTAGCCACCCTTGAAGGAGAAGACCTTGTGCTCCTTCGCGAAGGCCAGAAGGCCCTTCGCTGTCGCGACCGGATCCTCAGGAGTGAAGACGAACGCCGTCGGCCCCTCCAGGTACTCGTCCATGTTCGGCATATCCAGCTCGCGGATGGCGATCTGAGCGAGCGAGTTCTTGTACACCGTGATCACGGCGCCCATGTCGCGAACAGACGTGCGCAGCTGCCGCATCTCCTTCACCGTAAGACCACGGTAGTCGGCCATGATCAGGCCGCTGGAGCCGGTCAGCCGCTCCTTGATCTCGGCTACCTGCTGCTGCTTCTCGTTCGTTGGCATACACTCACCTCCCTTCCGGCACGCGACCACGCCTGCGGGCTCTGGCCGCTCCATCGGAAATGCTCCCGAATGCGACGTGGCCCCCGCCGGTGAGTGCGGAGGCCACGTTACGATGACGCCTGCGCGTCTGACGTTCGATGGTCGCTCCACCTCGGCTGGCGGGACCGGGCCCGGTCCCTTTCGACCCGGATGCCTCCGGGTACCTGCTGTCTACGGCAGCGTTCGTGCGTGCGTTTTCAAATGCGAGCGGGTGCGATTATCCACGCCCCGGCCCTATAGTGCAAGCCCGGATCGGCCGTCAGGCCTCTTCGAGCAGGTTGCGCGTCTTCAACGGATCCACCTTGATCCCGGGGCCCATCGTCGTCGAGACGGTGATCGACTTGATGTAGCGACCCTTGGATGAGGCGGGCTTCACACGCAGGATCTCGTCGAGCAGCGCCCCGTAGTTCTCCACGAGCGCCTCGACACTGAAGGACTTCTTTCCGATACCCACGTGCGCGATACCGTACTTGTCGGCTCGATACTCCACGCGGCCCGCCTTCAGCTCCTTCACGACCCGGCCGACATCCATGGTGACCGTGCCAAGCTTGGGGTTCGGCATGAGGCCGCGGGTGCCGAGGATCTTGCCGAGACGACCGACCTTGGACATCATGTCCGGCGTCGCCACCGTGGCGTCGAAGTCGAGGAATCCGCCGGAGATGCGCTCCACGAGGTCATCGGCACCAACGACATCGGCGCCCGCCTCCTCGGCCTCCTTCGCCTTCTCGCCCTGGGCGAACACGGCGACACGGACGGTCTTGCCGGTGCCCTGCGGCAGCGAGATGCTCCCGCGAACCTGCTGGTCGGCCTGGCGGGTGTCGATGCCGAGACGGAAGTGGACCTCCACCGTTTCATCGAACGCGGCTGAGGCGACCTCCTTGGCGAGCCTGATCGCCTCGAGCGGCGCGTAGAGCCGCTCCCGGTCCACCGCAGCCTGCGCGGCCGCGAACTTCTTACCTCGCTTCATCGTTCCTCCTCGTGGTCAGCGGGCAGCGAGTGCCCTCCCACATCACGCGACCGGCCGGATGCCGGACGCGAAACCTTCACGCAGACGCCGCTACACCCGGCGGCGGCCCGCCTAACCCTCTACCGTGATACCCATCGAACGGGCGGTACCCGCGATGATCTTCATGGCACCCTCGACGTCGTTGGCGTTCAGGTCGGGCATCTTGGTCTCGGCGATCTCACGAAGCTGGGCCTGGGTGACTGTAGCCACCTTCGTGCGGTTGGGCGTTGCCGAGCCGGACTCGATCCCGGCGGCCTGCTTGAGCAGGACGGCCGCGGGAGGAGTCTTGAGGATGTAGGTGAACGAGCGGTCCTCGTACACGGTAATCTCGACCGGGATGATGGTGCCCATCTTGTCCTGCGTGTCGGCGTTGAACGCCTGGCAGAACTGCATGATGTTCACCTGGTGCTGGCCGAGGGCCGGGCCGACAGGCGGGGCCGGGTTGGCCTGTCCTGCCGGGATCTGCAGTTTGATGAATCCGACGACTTTCTTCGCCATCTGTTCCGTCCTCACTCCTCGGCGTCTCGATCGACGCCGTTGACGTTCCTTCTCAACCGAGCGATCCCTCACGAGAAGCCCGGTGGCAGCATCCCCCACCGGCGCGAGCGGACTCGCTTCGTTACAACTTGGCCACCTGGTCGAAACTGAGCTCGACCGGCGTCTCGCGGCCGAAGATGGAGACCAACACCTTCAGCTTGCCCTGATCGGCGTTGACCTCGGCGATCACGCCATCGAAGTCCTCGAGAGGACCGGACGTGACCTTCACAGGCATGCCGTCGATGAAGTCGGTCATCGTGCGAGGCTTAGCCGACGCAGACACCCTGCCCTTGATCCGCTCGACCTCGGCGCGGGACAGCGGCACCGGCTTGGCCTGGGCGCCCACGAACCCGGTGACACCCGGCGTGTTGCGGACGACGTACCAGGAGTCGTCGTCGAGCTCCATCTGCACCAGGATATAGCCCGGGAAGACCTTCTTCTCGCTCGTGACCTTGCGGCCGCCGGCCTTGAGGTCGGTCACGGTCTCCTTGGGGATGAGGACGTCGAAGATCTTGTCCTGTACGCCCATGGAGTCGATCCGGTGACGGAGGTTGGTGGCCACCTTGTTCTCGTAGCCCGAGTATGTGTGTATGACGTACCACTTCTTGGCCATGACGTCCTACCTGCCCATCCCGGCGAGCACGTCTATGAAGACGAACGACGAGATGTTGTCGATGACGAGCGTGAAGAGCACGAAGAATATGAGTGTCACGACCACGATCACGCTGGAACTCAGCACTTCCTGACGCGACGGCCAGACCACGCGCTTGAGTTCACCCTTGACGTCCTTGAAGTACTGGCCGATGCGCTTGAACACACCCGGCTTCGCGGCGCTCTTCTTGCCCTGGCCCATGCGTTTCACACCTCTTCCGCCCCGCCGTGAGCGGGACCGGTATCTCATGCCGCACACTGCGGCCGATCCGTATCTGGCAGGGCAGGAGGGATTCGAACCCCCAACATCCGGTTTTGGAGACCGGCGCTCTACCGTTGGAGCTACTGCCCTGTAACGCGCCTTGCGACGCGGTGTAACCCGACCCGCTAGCGGGTCTCCTTGTGGAGCGTGTGGGTCTGGCACCACTTGCAGTACTTCTTGTACTCGATGCGCTCCGGGTTGTTCTGCTTGTTCTTGTTCGTCGTATAGTTTCGCCGCTTGCACTCTGTGCACGCCAGCGTGACGAGCGTTCTCATCGTTCCTCCTCACGACCGTGGACCGGACCATCCGGCCACTGGCCGCACGATAGCGTAATCTAACACCCGCTCTAGAGCACTGTCAAAAACACGACACCGCGCATGAGCGGCGAAAACGGGGCCTGGCCATGTGCCAGGCCCCGTCTCGGTTCTGATGGGGTGAAGACCTACTTGATGATCTTCGTCACACGGCCCGAGCCGACGGTCCGGCCGCCCTCGCGGATAGCGAAGCGCAGGCCTTCCTCCATCGCGATGGGGCCGATGAGCTCGCCTTTGATCTCGACGTTATCGCCGGGCATGACCATCTCGGTGCCCTCGGGCAGGTGCGCCACGCCGGTCACGTCGGTGGTCCGGAAGTAGAACTGCGGACGGTAGCCGTCGAAGAACGGGGTGTGACGGCCGCCTTCCTCCTTGGTCAGGATGTAGACCTGGCCGAGGAACTCGGTGTGCGGGGTGATCGAACCGGGCTTGCAGAGCACCTGGCCGCGCTCGATCTCGTCGCGGGCGACGCCGCGCAGCAGCACGCCGATGTTGTCGCCGGCCTCGGCCTGGTCGAGCAGCTTGCGGAACATCTCCACGCCGGTGACGACGGTCTTGCGGGTCTCCTCGTGGATGCCCACGATCTCGACCTCGTCGCCGACCTTGACCACACCGCGCTCGACACGGCCGGTGGCAACGGTGCCGCGACCGGTGATGGTGAAGACGTCCTCGATGGCCATCAGGAACGGCTTGTCGG
The sequence above is drawn from the Anaerosoma tenue genome and encodes:
- the rplA gene encoding 50S ribosomal protein L1 — encoded protein: MKRGKKFAAAQAAVDRERLYAPLEAIRLAKEVASAAFDETVEVHFRLGIDTRQADQQVRGSISLPQGTGKTVRVAVFAQGEKAKEAEEAGADVVGADDLVERISGGFLDFDATVATPDMMSKVGRLGKILGTRGLMPNPKLGTVTMDVGRVVKELKAGRVEYRADKYGIAHVGIGKKSFSVEALVENYGALLDEILRVKPASSKGRYIKSITVSTTMGPGIKVDPLKTRNLLEEA
- the rpmG gene encoding 50S ribosomal protein L33, with translation MRTLVTLACTECKRRNYTTNKNKQNNPERIEYKKYCKWCQTHTLHKETR
- the rplL gene encoding 50S ribosomal protein L7/L12 → MADLKREDILEWVKAAPALELAELVKEMEEVFGVSAAAPVAAAAPAAGEVAAVEEKDSFDVVIASAGGTKIQVIKVVRELDSSLGLKEAKDLVDSAPKAVLTGVNKEKADEAKAKLEEAGATVEVK
- the rplJ gene encoding 50S ribosomal protein L10: MPTNEKQQQVAEIKERLTGSSGLIMADYRGLTVKEMRQLRTSVRDMGAVITVYKNSLAQIAIRELDMPNMDEYLEGPTAFVFTPEDPVATAKGLLAFAKEHKVFSFKGGYIDGQLVDAEAVKAIASLPSREELIAKLMGTMLNPLRNFMAMANAPAGAFARAVQAVADQKAAA
- the nusG gene encoding transcription termination/antitermination protein NusG, coding for MAKKWYVIHTYSGYENKVATNLRHRIDSMGVQDKIFDVLIPKETVTDLKAGGRKVTSEKKVFPGYILVQMELDDDSWYVVRNTPGVTGFVGAQAKPVPLSRAEVERIKGRVSASAKPRTMTDFIDGMPVKVTSGPLEDFDGVIAEVNADQGKLKVLVSIFGRETPVELSFDQVAKL
- the secE gene encoding preprotein translocase subunit SecE, which produces MGQGKKSAAKPGVFKRIGQYFKDVKGELKRVVWPSRQEVLSSSVIVVVTLIFFVLFTLVIDNISSFVFIDVLAGMGR
- the rplK gene encoding 50S ribosomal protein L11, translating into MAKKVVGFIKLQIPAGQANPAPPVGPALGQHQVNIMQFCQAFNADTQDKMGTIIPVEITVYEDRSFTYILKTPPAAVLLKQAAGIESGSATPNRTKVATVTQAQLREIAETKMPDLNANDVEGAMKIIAGTARSMGITVEG